The following proteins are encoded in a genomic region of Lachnospiraceae bacterium KM106-2:
- a CDS encoding lipid A export ATP-binding/permease protein MsbA, with translation MAVNSFRKDEESVNVKKSTTLLRLFRYLLAYRKEVIIVILIMAYCVMVSLVNPLLMEAGIDIYITNKDYPGLVRVFILATVLNVIMVGLVKVRIYMMARVCNNILVTIRQQLYTHIQTLDFEFFDSRPTGKILARIIGDINSLKDVLSNSVTTLIPDFVTIVAVVVIMFVKNAALAAASLISLPFMILGISFIQIRTHKRWQNFRKKSSNLNAFVHEDLSGIRIIQSFTAEQETKEVFKDLVKQHRDGFVDAVRLADAFSPVVDICWGVALVSLYFVGIQILGVKAVPIGTFMAFGTYISMFWNPIQNLSNFYNQLITNISGAERIFEIMDTKPKIKDEKDVYELPTVRGSVQFKNVSFGYEEGSPVLQNISFNIRPGETIALVGPTGAGKTTVVNLISRFYDATAGEVLIDGHNVKDVSVESLRTQMGIMTQDSFLFSGTIKDNIRYGKLDATDEEIVAAAKAVNAHDFIMKLENGYDTVLKERGGGLSNGQRQLLAFARTMVSNPKILILDEATSSIDTNTELLVQKSIDVLLKGRTSFVIAHRLSTIQKADRIFVIDQNRIMEEGNASQLLAKRGMYYNLYMAQFKEVG, from the coding sequence ATGGCAGTAAATTCATTTCGAAAAGATGAAGAGAGTGTTAATGTGAAGAAATCAACCACACTCCTTCGCTTGTTTCGATATTTATTAGCATATCGAAAAGAAGTTATTATAGTTATCTTGATCATGGCATACTGTGTCATGGTAAGTTTGGTAAATCCATTACTGATGGAGGCTGGTATCGACATATACATTACCAATAAGGATTATCCGGGATTAGTGAGAGTCTTTATTCTTGCAACGGTATTAAATGTAATCATGGTCGGACTGGTAAAAGTCCGTATCTATATGATGGCTAGAGTTTGTAACAATATTTTAGTAACTATCAGACAACAGTTATATACTCATATTCAGACATTGGATTTTGAGTTTTTTGACAGCAGACCCACAGGTAAGATTTTAGCGAGGATCATTGGTGATATCAATTCATTAAAGGATGTATTATCAAATAGTGTAACGACGCTAATTCCTGATTTCGTAACGATTGTTGCGGTTGTAGTGATCATGTTCGTTAAGAATGCAGCGTTAGCGGCAGCTTCGTTGATCAGTCTCCCATTTATGATCTTAGGGATCAGTTTTATTCAGATTCGTACTCATAAGAGATGGCAGAATTTCCGAAAAAAATCTTCTAATCTAAATGCATTTGTTCATGAAGATCTATCCGGAATTCGAATCATTCAGAGTTTTACTGCAGAACAAGAGACGAAGGAAGTCTTTAAGGATCTTGTTAAGCAGCATAGAGATGGTTTTGTCGATGCTGTTCGTTTGGCAGATGCCTTCAGCCCAGTGGTTGATATTTGCTGGGGAGTTGCATTAGTCAGCCTTTACTTTGTAGGAATTCAGATATTAGGAGTAAAAGCAGTTCCGATTGGTACATTTATGGCATTTGGAACTTACATCTCAATGTTCTGGAATCCAATTCAGAATTTAAGTAACTTTTATAATCAGTTAATTACCAATATTTCAGGAGCAGAGCGAATTTTTGAGATTATGGACACAAAACCAAAGATCAAAGATGAGAAAGATGTTTATGAACTTCCAACAGTTAGGGGATCCGTTCAATTTAAGAATGTATCGTTTGGCTATGAAGAAGGCAGTCCGGTTTTACAGAATATCAGTTTTAATATTCGTCCGGGTGAAACAATTGCTCTTGTAGGACCTACCGGTGCCGGAAAAACAACAGTTGTAAACTTGATCAGTCGATTTTATGATGCAACGGCTGGAGAGGTTCTTATCGATGGGCACAATGTGAAAGACGTTAGTGTAGAAAGTCTTCGTACCCAGATGGGAATTATGACGCAGGATAGCTTCCTGTTTTCCGGAACCATAAAGGATAATATTAGATATGGTAAATTAGATGCAACAGACGAAGAGATTGTCGCAGCAGCAAAAGCGGTCAATGCTCATGATTTTATAATGAAACTTGAAAACGGCTATGATACCGTCTTAAAAGAGCGTGGAGGCGGCTTGTCAAATGGGCAGAGACAACTTCTGGCATTTGCAAGAACCATGGTTTCTAATCCAAAGATCCTTATTTTGGATGAAGCCACTTCCAGCATCGATACGAATACCGAACTTTTGGTACAGAAAAGTATCGACGTACTGCTCAAAGGACGAACATCATTTGTCATTGCCCATCGTCTATCAACGATTCAAAAGGCAGATCGTATCTTCGTGATCGATCAGAATCGAATTATGGAGGAGGGAAATGCGAGCCAGCTCTTAGCGAAACGTGGCATGTATTATAACTTATACATGGCTCAGTTCAAGGAAGTAGGTTAA
- a CDS encoding lipid A export ATP-binding/permease protein MsbA, whose protein sequence is MKKLSSYIFEHKWSYLMAVVSMIISIALDMLSPQLTKHIIDDVIVGGKIGRLNLLLGGLVVIGIGRCIFQYLKEFTFDRIGSQIGSDMRKDLFFYIQTLSADFFDRSNTGELMARVKDDIDRIWDGVSYVGMLLIEVAVHTIIVLYCMFNLNAKLTVVPMVAMLFCGYIAILMERKLNGVYEEMSEENAKLNTVSEENLSGVRTVKAFAREKYEIKKFLSHNKGYYDVNMKQSKVFIKYYPIFQMVSKILPMFVLLYGGKLVIDDQMSIGALGAYVQYSTNIVWPMEMLGWLTNMFSSAVASNRKIKKIYAEVPTIKNPEEPVILDKVKGKIEFSHVSFKKGDQNKILSDISFCVQPGKTIGIMGATGAGKTSIVQLLERFYDVSSGEIKIDGVNIKDMTLKQLRENISVVMQDVFLFSDTINENIRLGKKNELDEKSIVHASQCAQASEFIERMDDKYDTVIGERGIGLSGGQKQRISIARAISKKEPILVLDDSTSALDMETEHEIQKTLRSLQGMTKVIIAHRISAVRNADEIIILDHGEIAERGTHEQLLEHQGLYYKTYEAQYGARLRKEA, encoded by the coding sequence ATGAAAAAGTTATCCAGTTATATATTTGAACATAAATGGTCGTACCTAATGGCTGTCGTCTCTATGATCATCAGTATTGCATTGGATATGCTCTCCCCTCAACTTACAAAACATATTATCGATGATGTAATTGTAGGCGGAAAGATTGGCAGATTGAATTTGTTACTTGGAGGTTTAGTGGTAATCGGTATAGGAAGATGTATCTTTCAATATCTCAAAGAGTTTACATTTGATCGGATCGGAAGTCAGATCGGATCAGATATGAGAAAGGATTTGTTTTTCTATATTCAGACATTATCAGCTGACTTTTTTGACCGAAGCAATACCGGTGAGCTGATGGCAAGGGTAAAGGATGATATTGATCGTATCTGGGATGGTGTATCCTATGTCGGAATGCTTTTAATCGAGGTCGCAGTTCATACGATAATCGTGCTATACTGCATGTTTAATTTAAATGCAAAGCTGACTGTGGTACCAATGGTCGCAATGCTGTTTTGTGGATACATTGCCATTTTAATGGAGCGAAAGCTAAATGGTGTTTACGAAGAAATGAGTGAAGAAAATGCAAAGCTGAATACCGTTTCGGAAGAAAATTTATCAGGTGTTCGTACGGTAAAAGCATTTGCAAGAGAGAAATATGAAATTAAGAAGTTCTTATCCCATAATAAGGGATATTACGATGTAAACATGAAACAATCAAAGGTATTCATTAAATACTATCCTATTTTCCAGATGGTATCTAAAATACTTCCAATGTTTGTATTATTGTATGGTGGAAAATTAGTAATCGATGATCAAATGTCAATTGGTGCTCTTGGCGCATACGTACAGTATTCAACCAATATCGTATGGCCAATGGAGATGCTTGGATGGTTGACGAATATGTTTTCATCTGCTGTTGCTTCGAATCGAAAGATCAAGAAGATCTATGCAGAAGTTCCAACTATTAAGAATCCAGAGGAACCTGTCATTTTAGATAAAGTAAAAGGAAAGATTGAATTTTCACATGTATCTTTTAAAAAGGGTGATCAGAATAAGATCTTGTCTGATATATCATTCTGTGTTCAGCCAGGTAAGACAATTGGAATCATGGGAGCGACTGGTGCAGGAAAGACATCTATCGTACAGTTATTAGAGCGATTCTATGATGTCAGCAGTGGTGAGATCAAAATTGATGGTGTCAATATTAAGGATATGACATTGAAACAGTTAAGAGAGAACATTTCTGTTGTTATGCAAGATGTCTTCTTATTCTCAGATACCATTAATGAGAATATCAGATTAGGTAAGAAAAATGAACTGGATGAAAAGAGTATCGTTCATGCATCCCAGTGTGCACAAGCCAGTGAATTTATTGAGCGAATGGATGATAAATATGATACAGTCATCGGTGAAAGAGGAATTGGGTTATCTGGCGGACAGAAGCAAAGAATCAGCATTGCTAGAGCAATCTCAAAGAAGGAACCAATCTTGGTACTCGACGACTCTACATCGGCACTTGATATGGAGACAGAACATGAGATCCAAAAGACATTACGTTCTCTTCAGGGTATGACAAAGGTAATTATCGCTCATCGAATCAGCGCAGTTAGAAATGCCGATGAGATCATTATTTTAGATCATGGTGAAATCGCAGAGAGAGGAACCCATGAACAATTATTAGAACATCAAGGTTTATATTACAAGACATATGAAGCACAATATGGTGCACGCTTACGAAAGGAGGCATAA
- a CDS encoding conserved membrane-associated protein, translating into MFSEILHTSLTALASVVSLFVMAKLMGQRQIAQLSMFDYINGITIGSIAAEMATSEFTDVLKPFVAMIVYTFAIVITALITDKSIRFRRFSTGKAVVLFNNGELYKANFKHAKIDICEFLSLCRIAGYFDLSKLQTAVLEPSGDISFLPLSTDRPLNANDINLQPQQEFMVANIIIDGNLMLENLRHTGNDEKWLHSQLKAQGVNDVSEVFLATCDSNNKLSVFKMTDGKMKLNLFD; encoded by the coding sequence ATGTTTAGTGAAATCTTACACACAAGCTTAACTGCTTTAGCTTCTGTAGTATCCCTTTTTGTCATGGCTAAACTAATGGGTCAACGACAGATTGCCCAGCTAAGTATGTTCGATTATATTAATGGGATTACAATCGGATCGATCGCAGCAGAAATGGCTACCTCTGAATTTACAGATGTTCTAAAACCATTCGTTGCCATGATCGTATATACCTTTGCAATTGTAATAACTGCCTTGATCACAGATAAATCAATTCGATTCCGCCGATTCTCAACTGGAAAAGCGGTTGTTCTATTTAATAATGGGGAACTTTACAAGGCAAATTTTAAACATGCTAAAATCGATATCTGTGAGTTTTTATCGCTTTGTCGAATTGCAGGTTATTTCGACCTCTCTAAATTACAGACTGCAGTTTTAGAACCAAGCGGAGACATTAGTTTTCTTCCCCTTTCAACAGATCGGCCTCTCAATGCCAATGATATCAACTTACAGCCACAGCAGGAATTTATGGTTGCCAATATCATTATCGATGGTAATCTGATGTTAGAAAATCTTCGTCACACTGGAAATGATGAAAAATGGCTCCACTCACAGCTAAAAGCACAGGGGGTGAATGATGTATCTGAAGTATTCTTAGCGACCTGTGATTCCAATAACAAACTTTCGGTGTTCAAGATGACCGATGGCAAGATGAAACTAAATCTCTTCGACTAA
- a CDS encoding superfamily II DNA/RNA helicases, SNF2 family codes for MAISIRLIQEYCNPFIFEHGEKLYLNHKVDQFNERTNDDLGLQYISATVNGEEGLSYETTGIYRESDDSIYDYSCTCEAYHSYAGFCKHCVALFMKYCVDEQKGTQRISLAPVRSAERVKSVLEKYALKDKIEYMQPTVTGLVAVEPILYRNGNDYHLEFKIGMDTKYVIKNIDAFVAAFDSKEPYAYGKKLSFIHDMTAFDEESANLVMLIRNIVAEDQAQSKQIFRTKHAREYAHGKELKLMPRTLEQFLSLMSEKSFRYMEDGRKERRILLLSQNPDVYVKVHPIEDDGIQVVIPLDRAVCGQKHLYVFHEDVIYKTNPSFTKDMKELYEWSEQDDQLVLDLYDENLKAFCANLLPVLKRHCVIDEEEVDLNQYAPVEAVCKVYIEMTEQKEIVCNLSAHYGEESYPMVDGFHIKEQYRDLKKEGAVLKITFDYFKKDDGSRNLVLKEGEDSLYLLLNEGIARLNQVAQVFVDEKIKRMQVRKTPRIQLGVMLKQRMLELNMLTSELPLSEIHLLLDAYRRRKRFYRMRNGDFMQLEESSLEVLAELADGFHIPEEEMQSGKILLPRYRALYLDAMLKEHANEMEVHRDNQYKAMIREMRAVEDADYEVPESLQKILRSYQKTGYRFLRSLEHYGFGGILADDMGLGKTLQMIALLLAAKEEDGKEPSLIVAPASLIYNWKEELEKFAPSLTVGMVAGTAQARKKIILNAKKFDVVITSYDLLKRDIEHYKKISFHYEIIDEAQAIKNHTTQSAKAVKQIDSAIRFAMTGTPIENRLNELWSLFDYLMPGLLYSYQQFRDEIETPLVVKRDEVAMKRLQKLIKPFILRRLKKDVLKELPEKVENVIYTQLEEKQLTVYDANVQLIKKRLREQTPEEFKNTKLQTLAELTRLRQICCDPHLVYENYHGGASKIGTCLELIENAMDAGHKVLVFSQFTSMLAILEENLSKKHIDYYKLVGGTKKEERMRMVNRFQEDEVPVFLISLKAGGTGLNLTSANIVIHFDPWWNLAAENQATDRVHRIGQKQTVTVYKIIAKDTIEENIIRLQKRKKLLADEIISEQGVSVSEMTKDDLESLLGGE; via the coding sequence ATGGCAATTTCAATACGTTTGATTCAGGAATACTGCAATCCGTTCATTTTTGAGCATGGAGAGAAGTTATACTTGAATCATAAGGTAGACCAATTTAATGAACGGACCAACGATGATCTTGGTTTACAATATATTAGTGCAACTGTAAATGGAGAAGAAGGACTTTCTTATGAAACGACAGGAATTTATCGTGAATCAGACGATAGTATTTATGATTACTCCTGTACTTGTGAGGCGTACCATTCTTACGCAGGCTTTTGCAAGCATTGTGTAGCATTATTTATGAAATATTGTGTGGATGAGCAAAAAGGAACACAGCGCATCAGTTTAGCACCAGTTCGCTCAGCAGAACGAGTGAAAAGTGTATTAGAGAAATATGCGCTGAAAGATAAAATCGAGTATATGCAGCCTACGGTAACCGGATTAGTAGCAGTGGAGCCAATTCTTTATCGCAATGGAAATGACTATCATCTTGAATTTAAGATTGGTATGGATACGAAATATGTGATTAAAAATATTGATGCCTTTGTAGCTGCATTTGATTCCAAGGAGCCATATGCGTATGGAAAGAAATTATCTTTTATTCATGATATGACGGCTTTTGATGAAGAGAGCGCTAATCTTGTCATGTTGATCAGAAATATTGTTGCAGAGGATCAGGCACAGTCCAAACAAATCTTTCGAACCAAACATGCCAGAGAGTATGCTCATGGGAAAGAGTTAAAACTAATGCCAAGAACATTAGAGCAGTTTCTAAGCCTGATGTCAGAGAAAAGCTTTCGTTATATGGAAGATGGAAGGAAAGAGAGAAGAATTCTCTTACTAAGCCAAAATCCCGATGTGTATGTGAAAGTGCATCCGATCGAAGATGATGGAATTCAGGTAGTGATTCCTCTAGACCGTGCTGTTTGTGGACAGAAGCATCTATATGTCTTTCATGAGGATGTCATTTATAAAACGAATCCTTCTTTTACAAAAGATATGAAAGAATTATATGAGTGGTCTGAGCAGGACGATCAGCTTGTTTTGGATTTATATGATGAGAATTTAAAGGCATTTTGCGCCAATCTTCTACCTGTGTTAAAACGTCACTGTGTGATCGATGAAGAGGAAGTGGATCTAAATCAATATGCACCGGTTGAGGCGGTATGTAAAGTCTATATCGAGATGACGGAGCAAAAGGAGATCGTGTGTAATCTAAGTGCACATTATGGAGAAGAAAGTTATCCGATGGTGGATGGATTTCATATCAAGGAGCAATACCGAGATTTGAAAAAAGAAGGTGCGGTACTTAAGATTACATTTGACTATTTTAAGAAAGATGACGGAAGCCGTAATCTTGTACTAAAAGAAGGAGAAGACAGTCTATATTTATTGTTGAATGAAGGCATTGCCAGACTCAATCAGGTAGCACAAGTATTTGTAGATGAGAAGATCAAGCGGATGCAGGTCAGAAAGACTCCTCGTATCCAGCTCGGTGTCATGTTAAAGCAGAGAATGCTTGAACTGAATATGCTAACATCGGAACTTCCATTAAGTGAGATTCATCTGCTCTTAGATGCCTATCGACGTCGTAAACGATTCTATCGAATGAGAAACGGTGATTTCATGCAGTTAGAAGAGAGTTCGTTAGAGGTACTTGCAGAATTGGCAGATGGATTCCATATCCCTGAGGAAGAGATGCAAAGTGGAAAGATCCTTCTTCCAAGATACCGTGCCCTATATTTAGATGCTATGCTAAAAGAGCATGCGAATGAGATGGAAGTACACAGGGATAATCAGTACAAAGCCATGATCCGAGAGATGAGAGCGGTAGAAGATGCAGATTATGAAGTGCCAGAATCCTTACAGAAGATTTTGCGTAGTTATCAAAAGACGGGCTATCGTTTCTTACGTTCCCTAGAACATTATGGGTTTGGAGGAATTTTAGCTGATGATATGGGACTTGGTAAGACCTTGCAGATGATCGCACTTTTATTAGCTGCTAAGGAGGAAGATGGTAAGGAGCCATCCCTTATTGTTGCACCAGCTTCGTTGATCTATAACTGGAAAGAAGAGTTAGAGAAGTTTGCACCATCCCTTACTGTTGGTATGGTAGCAGGAACTGCGCAGGCACGTAAGAAGATCATTTTGAATGCAAAGAAATTTGATGTTGTGATAACATCCTATGATCTATTAAAGAGAGATATCGAGCATTATAAGAAGATCAGTTTCCACTACGAGATCATCGATGAAGCACAAGCGATTAAGAATCATACCACGCAAAGTGCAAAAGCGGTAAAACAGATTGATTCCGCTATTCGTTTTGCAATGACCGGAACTCCGATCGAGAACCGATTAAATGAATTATGGAGCCTCTTCGATTACCTGATGCCTGGACTTTTATATTCTTATCAGCAGTTTCGTGATGAAATTGAGACACCGCTTGTAGTCAAACGGGATGAAGTAGCGATGAAGAGGCTTCAGAAATTGATCAAGCCATTTATTTTACGTAGATTGAAGAAGGATGTGCTTAAGGAACTTCCTGAGAAAGTCGAGAATGTCATCTATACGCAATTAGAGGAGAAACAGTTGACTGTCTATGATGCGAATGTGCAATTGATCAAGAAACGTCTTCGTGAGCAGACACCGGAAGAATTTAAGAATACAAAGCTGCAGACGTTAGCGGAACTTACGAGATTACGTCAGATCTGCTGTGATCCTCACTTGGTTTATGAAAACTATCATGGAGGAGCATCCAAGATCGGGACATGCCTTGAGCTGATTGAAAATGCGATGGACGCCGGGCATAAAGTATTGGTATTCTCTCAGTTTACAAGTATGTTAGCCATATTAGAGGAGAACTTATCAAAGAAGCATATTGATTACTATAAATTAGTCGGCGGAACGAAAAAAGAAGAGCGTATGCGTATGGTCAATCGATTCCAGGAGGATGAAGTTCCGGTATTCTTGATCTCCTTAAAGGCAGGCGGTACAGGACTTAACTTAACTAGTGCCAATATCGTAATTCATTTTGATCCATGGTGGAATCTTGCTGCAGAAAATCAGGCAACCGACCGTGTACATCGAATTGGACAGAAGCAGACGGTAACGGTATATAAGATCATCGCAAAAGATACGATCGAAGAAAATATCATCCGTCTACAGAAGCGAAAGAAACTTTTAGCAGATGAGATTATTTCTGAGCAAGGAGTATCAGTTTCAGAGATGACAAAAGATGATCTGGAGTCACTGTTAGGAGGCGAATGA
- a CDS encoding putative amino-acid transport protein → MSIINEILAFMNDFLYENILIALLVAAGLFFTFTTKFVQIGMLPEAFRTLTEKKSDKGGVSSFQALMISTASRVGTGNIAGVATALSAGGAGSIFWMWLLAVIGSASAFVETTLAQIYKTKDGENAYRGGPAYYIEKALGMRWLGVIFSILLIICFAFGFNALQAYNVSSAFEYYVATDQAKQILSLTMGLILAAATAYTIFGGVHRIGIITSVVVPIMAILYILLGLYITITNINLLPGIISSIFSEAFNFKAFSGGLAGTCVMYGIKRGLFSNEAGMGSAPNAGATAEVSHPVKQGLVQMISVYLDTLIICTTTAMMLLVFGVDKNLTGIPYVQKAVQSQVGDIGIHFIVASILLFAFSSLVGNYSYAESNIKFIKDNKIVLLVFRIACLIAIVLGSVAKFDTVWNLADVSMGLMAIVNIIAIILLNKVSTKVLKDYKQQKKEGKDPVFSAKKLGIKNTECWDNE, encoded by the coding sequence ATGAGTATAATAAATGAAATTTTAGCTTTTATGAATGACTTTTTATATGAGAACATATTAATTGCATTATTAGTTGCAGCTGGTTTATTTTTTACATTTACAACTAAATTTGTGCAAATTGGCATGCTTCCCGAAGCATTTCGTACATTAACTGAGAAAAAATCTGATAAAGGCGGGGTATCTTCTTTCCAAGCACTAATGATATCAACAGCATCTAGAGTAGGAACCGGAAATATTGCAGGTGTAGCAACTGCACTTAGTGCTGGTGGTGCAGGATCGATCTTTTGGATGTGGCTGCTTGCTGTGATCGGCAGTGCATCTGCATTTGTTGAAACCACATTAGCTCAGATCTATAAGACAAAAGATGGTGAGAATGCCTATCGAGGCGGTCCAGCTTACTATATTGAGAAAGCGCTCGGAATGCGCTGGCTTGGGGTTATATTCTCAATCTTATTGATCATTTGTTTTGCATTTGGATTTAATGCCTTACAAGCATATAACGTAAGTTCGGCATTTGAATACTATGTGGCAACGGATCAAGCAAAACAGATCCTGTCTCTTACGATGGGGCTGATCTTAGCAGCAGCAACTGCTTATACCATTTTTGGCGGTGTTCATAGAATTGGTATCATTACATCAGTAGTGGTGCCTATTATGGCAATCCTTTATATTTTATTAGGATTATATATTACAATTACTAATATTAATCTTTTACCTGGGATTATCTCAAGTATTTTTTCAGAAGCATTTAATTTCAAAGCATTCTCTGGCGGACTAGCCGGTACCTGTGTGATGTATGGAATTAAGCGAGGATTATTTTCCAATGAAGCTGGTATGGGATCTGCACCAAATGCAGGAGCAACTGCAGAGGTTTCTCATCCAGTAAAACAAGGACTTGTTCAAATGATCTCCGTATATCTTGATACTTTGATTATCTGTACGACAACTGCGATGATGTTATTAGTTTTTGGTGTAGATAAGAATCTGACAGGAATTCCTTATGTGCAAAAAGCAGTGCAGTCACAAGTAGGTGATATCGGAATTCATTTCATTGTTGCATCGATTCTTTTATTTGCATTCAGTTCTTTAGTAGGTAACTACAGCTATGCAGAATCAAATATCAAATTCATTAAGGATAATAAGATTGTCTTATTGGTATTCCGTATTGCATGTCTGATTGCAATCGTACTTGGATCAGTAGCTAAATTCGATACCGTATGGAACTTAGCTGATGTATCCATGGGATTAATGGCAATTGTTAATATCATTGCAATTATCTTATTGAATAAAGTTTCGACAAAGGTATTAAAAGATTATAAACAGCAGAAAAAAGAAGGAAAAGATCCGGTCTTCTCTGCTAAGAAATTAGGAATCAAAAATACAGAATGCTGGGATAACGAATAA